TAAAACAGCAGCCGCGTTTGCTTTCAACGCCGATACCTTCGACGTATTTATTGACTTCAAGGTATGGCCGGGGATTAAGCAGATCTCGGTTGGGCATTTCATAGTTGCTCATATCGTAGTCACCAACCGGTGGAACAATCCGGATTTTTTCATTTTCGCGGTAACAAAGTCCCGGTAAAAGTGGTGGCTTTTCGAGATTTTCCAGCAGCGGAACAATGATTTTTTCAGCTTCGCCGGTAACACCATAAGTTATCTCGGGATATTCAGTCATTAATCGTTCCGGAAATAGTGAAAAACCAGTACCGCCAACTAATATGGTGGTGGATGGACAACAGTGTTTAATAAAGGACAGCGTTACCGCAAAAGGCGGAATCAGTGAGGAGGTTTTATTTCCCAGCGGATCGATATTTCTTAAAGACAGACAAACAACATCAGGCTGATGGGTGGCGAGTTGAATCCGCAAATCACCGTAGGGATCCATCGACATGTTCATATCAAAAAGAGAGAGAGTATGGTTAGTTTGACGTTCGACCTGGGACGCCAATACGACAATTCCGATGGGATAAACCCGTTCGATGTCGATACCCTCCATTGAGAGGGCTTGGACGAAAAGTATTTTCATGGTTGCTCCTTGAAATGTATTTTACGCTAATAATAACAGTCCGTAATATTTAATCATGTCATTTTCAGATGAAAGGGTTTTTAGGTGTTCGCCATTGGCACGAATGGTTTCAAAAACATCAATGCCCGAACCTTCCATTGAGGGACGACGATCTTTAGTGTTCTGACAGGGCTTCTGAGGATCGCAGTTGGGACACAGGGCACAGGGCCCGGCCCATAAGGCAAAGGCTTTATGATAGCCGACGCCAAAAGCTAATTTTTCAGCTGCTAATATTTTTTGTTGAAAGTCACGAGTTGGCGGTTCACCCTTTAAAAGCAAGGCAGTAGTATATTTTGCCAGTAGATTTTTGGTGTCAGCCATGCTCAAGGTGTTGGCATCACAATTTTTTTTACCAAAAAAATCGCAACCGTAACGGCATTTATGTTGAACAAAGTCGGAAATCACGACAGCAGTCGGCGATATTTCCTGAACCTCCTGAAACCCCAAAGCTTTAATAGGATAAATTAGCTGTTCGATGGCGGTGATGGCACAATGCTTTAGCACTGAAGGCGATTTGGCGGCAAAAATTAAGGCGGTATCGGTTTCTAAGGGAATCAGCGGTGATACGGTTAGCTGATTATGTATTAGCGTATCGATGACCCAGCGACCTGAAAAAACTTTGCCGTTATAGGTGTTTAAAAACATATTTACATCAGAAAGATGGGCTTTTAGGGGGTCGTGTTCATTGAAAAAATCGTGGATGAGTATAATGCCGTCATCGGCCAGATATTTAGCAGCTGTTTTTAAAACCAGTTCATTTTCGGTTTCAGCATAGGCATGAACAATGTTGGAAAGAATAATAAGCTGATATTTTTGATTCAGTTCCCATTCCGGTTCCAGAATATTTCCCGGGTGATAGTCAACCCGGGAAGAAAATTCGGTGGCATCAATATGTTTTTTGGTATAGGGCAGAATTTGCTCAATATCCAGCAGTGTCGCGTGGGTATCGGGAAAACGTGCTAAAAAAGCCAGGGACATCGCACCGGAACCGGCACCGATATCAAGAATGGCACCACTTAAATCATTAAAAAAGCGAGTGCAATCGCTGGCTTTTAGTTTAGCTACGTTATCCATAGCGTTAATATACTGGGAACGACGCTGATTTAGTTCGTCTTCACTGATTTCATCCGGCAGAAAATTGATCCGCCCGCCATTTTTAAGGGCAGATTTAAGTGTTGACCAGTCGGTGGCGAGATTTTTTCGCCATAAAATGGAGTCGCCCTGGTAAAGCGGACTTTCTTTTAGCAGATAGTCTTTGGTAATAAGCTGATTATAATAGATGGTCTTATAACTTCCAATTAAACCGAGACTGATTAACAGATCCAAATAACGGGATAGGGCTTTGGGATTAGCATCTAATTTGGGGGCTAATTCAGAAAGGGTTACCCCTTGAATACCAAAATCATTGATAACTTCAAAAAGATTCATTTCCAAAGCGGTGAATAAGGCGTCAGAAACCCAATAAGCGGTCGAAATATCTTCAAGATATTGGCCGCCATTGGTGTGAGGATCATACCCTTTCATGACCATTGGTGACTCCTGCATCTTCAAAGGTTAACATATCGTTCATGATGCGCGCGGACGATTCCACTAAATGCATCGCAACGGCGGCACCGGTACCTTCGCCCAGTCTGAAATTCAGGTTAAGCAGCGGCCGTAACCCTAACGCTTGCCACATCAGCTGATGACCCGGTTCTTCAGACTGATGAGAGGGGATCATATAATCCAGTGACTGCGGACAAAGCGCTTTGGCAATTAAGGCCCCGGCGGTGGAAATAAAACCGTCAACTAAAACCGGTACCTTGAGATAGGAAGCACCCAGGATAACTCCGGCAATACCGGCAATTTCAAAACCGCCAACTTTAGCGAGGACATCGATGGGGTCACTTTTATCGGGTTGATGATAATTGATCGATTCCCGAATCACCTTGATTTTTTTGAGTAAGGCGGTATTATCAATACCGGTGCCACGACCAGTGACCGAAGATACCGGGTATTCAGCCATAACTGCTAAAATAGCAGCACTGGGGGTGGTATTTCCGATCCCCATATCGCCGGTTGCCAAAAGGTTGACCCCTTGTTCTTCAATGACTTTAGCAGCGACGTTGATACCAGCCTCGAGGGCGGCAATGGCTTGCTCACGAGTCATTGCGGGTTCTTTGTAAAAGTTTTTTGTGCCATAGTCAATTTTGCAATCAATGATTGCGCCGTTGTTAACCAGTTCAGGCATGTCAACGGCAACGCCCATATCCACAACAATGACTTCGGCACCGGCAACTTTAGCTAAAATGTTGATGCCGGCCCCGCCTTTAACAAAATTTTCGACCATTTGCGGCGTGACTTCCTGGGGAAAAGCGGAAACGCCTTCGGCAACCACGCCATGGTCTCCGGCCATGGTAATAACCATTTTTTTATCAACGGTGGGACGAATGGTTCGTTGGATGCCAGATAATTGTTCACCGATAACGAGCAGTTGGCCCAAACTCCATGGCGGGATTGCTAATTTTTCGATGTGATCGCGAGCCGCCTGTTGCCATTTAGGATCAGCCGGTTCGGTTGCTTCGATGACTTGGTTAAGGGTATATTTGGTATTTATCATGATTTTATTCCTTTCAGAAGCATTTTTAAAATCCAGAAGTAACCGGTAAGACTAAAATCCAGACGATTAGGAACTGGTCTTACCGGACTTGAAAGTATGACAAATGATAAGCTGAAGAACTTTTTTTAGGATAAACCGAAAAACTCAGCGGCAACATCGGCCGGGCATTTACTGTCCTGGCAAACTGAACAACCGTGAGACGGTTTTTGAGCCGCGAAAGCGGCGACCAGATTAGCCTGATTAATGGCGTTTTTCACCTGATCTTCCTGATTTCTGGCAACCCGTGCTTTAGACATGGCCAAATCGCGGTTCCAGGCAAAGCCACCACGTTTTAAGACATTAGCGGCATTAGCGGCAATGCGGGTTGTTTCAACCCCAATGCGGACATCTTCTTCATTGGGAAGACCTAAATGTTCAGCCGGGGTCAGATAACATAAGAAATCAGCACCATGCATGCCGGCAAATGCGCCACCGATAGAGCCGGAGATATTATCGTAACCAGGTGCTACATCAGTGGCCAGGAAACCAAGGATATAATAAGGAACTTCAAAGCAAAGGCGTTTTTGGAGTAGCATCGCCGTGGGAATGTGGTTTAGTGGCACATGGCCCGGTCCTTCTACCATGACCTGAACGCCAGCTTCCAGAGCACGTTTGGTTAATTCACCGGCAACCATGAGGCCTCGCAGGTGGGCCTGATCCAGCGAATCGGCATTAGCCCCGGGGCGAATGGCATCGCCGATACTGAGCACTGTATCGGTAGCTTTAAGAATTTCCAGAAGTCGATCAAATTCGGCATAAAGGGGATTTTCTTTATCGTTATGGAACATCCATCCAGTTAGTAATGAGCCGCCGCGGCTGACAACATCGGCAACACGACCGGTTTTCTTTAAGATTTTGAGTAAATCCATATTGAGCGCACTATGCACAGCCATGAAATCCATGCCGGCTTGGCATTGCTTTTCAATTACTTCAAACAGATCGTCGGAGGTCATATTAACCATCAATCCTCTTTTTTCAGCGGCTTCTTTAGCCGCCTGATAGACGGGCACACAACCGGCCGCGATGTTTGAGTTGGTCAGACTTAGGGTTCGCATGGTATCAATGTCTTCACCCATACTGAGATCCATAAAGCCGTGAGCACCAGCTTCTTCAATGATCTTTAGTTTTTTGACTTCCATTTCCATATCATCACGATCGCCGGAGGTGCCCATTAAACCATTAACTTTAACATCCAGGCCGCCGCCAATCCCACATATTTTAGAACGTTTTCGGAATTTGTTTTTGGGAATAACAATTTTTCCACAGGCAACTCCGGCTCGGATGAATTCAGGCGTGAACCCTTCATTGAGAGCCACCATTTCCATTTCTTCGGTAATTTTTCCCGCACGGGCTTTTATCATTTGGGTCATTATTTTATCCTCGCTTTCTCGTTTTAATCTCGTAAATATTTGCCAACAATTTTCATGGCACAAAAATCGCCGCACATACTGCATTCAGAAGAAAAGTTGGTGCTGCGGTCTTTCCACACTTTGGTAGCCGTTTCAGTATCGATGGCCAGTTGCATTTGTTTTTTCCAGTTTAATTCTCGTCGGGCGACGGACATTTCATGATCCCAGGCGATGGCAGCGGGATGGCCTTTTCCGACATCACCGGCATGGGCGGCAATACGACTTGCCATAACCCCGGTGTAGACATCCTCAGCATTTGGCATGCCAATGTGTTCAGCCGGAGTAACATAACAAAGGAAGTCGGCACCGTAATAAGAAGCGATGGCACCACCGATGGCACCAGTCACATGATCCATTCCGGCACCGGAATCGGTTGGCAGACAACCAAAAACGAAATAAGGAGCACCGCCGCATAATTGTTTCTGTAATTGTACCGTGGTCTGGATTTGATCCAGGGGTACATGTCCGGGACCTTTGACCATCACCTGAACGCCGGCAGCACGGGCTTTTTTTACCAGGCCGCCTAAAATCACCAGTTCATGAACCTGCGCGCCATCTAATGAATCAGCAATACAGCCGGGACGCATGCCATCGGCAAAACTTAAAACAACATCATATTTTTTGCAAATTTCCAGGACCCGATCATATTGGCTGAAAAAAGGGTTTTCACAGTGGTTGTGAACCATCCAGCCAATCAGGTGCGAACCGCCATAACTGACCAAGGGATCGATCCGACCTTCTTCTTTGGCCCGGTTGATAACATCCATGGTGGTACCGCAATGGAGTGCTAAAAAGCTGACCCCTTCGGCAGCATGTTTTTCCATCATTTCAAACATATCATCGGGAGTCATATCTAAAGCGGTGCCATATTTTTCCTGGGCATAAGCTAATGTTTGGTAGAGCGGCAGGGTGCCAACCGGACGATCGACTGTTTTAAGCACTGTTTCCCGCATTTGGTCAATCGGACCACGAACACTTAAATCCATCAGAGTATCCGTTTTAGCTTTTATCGCCATCGCAATTTTGGCCATTTCGCTGTCAATGGTATCATCGTTTTCATACATCCCAACACTGGCAGAGACCTTCGTAAACAGGCCTTTTCCGACGGCAACAGGGTTGATGTTTTGACGCCAGCTTTTGAGAATAACAATCTCACCGCTCGCAACTCCAGCACGAATAATCTCAGGGTCGATCCCTTCTTTTTGGGCCACATAAATCATTTCCGCAGTGAGCTCACCGGCTCGGGCTTTTTCTAAAATTGTCATAGTTTCCTCCTCAACATTCATTGTTTAGATAATTTTGCAAATAAAAAAGTCCATAGTTATTATTCGAAAAATAATAACCATGAACTTTACCTTCATTCATACATAACCGATCCATAGGCAGGTCTCCTGACTTGGGGTTCAACGCTTGCCACACCTTCCCATTAAAAACAGTGGTTATTGTGGTTTGCTCCGCCCTTACAGTGATGGGTTCGTTCAGGACTTTCACCTGATTCCCTATTCTCCTTAACACTAAGGCACCATATGTTCGCTTTTTTATTCATTTATTCTAATTATACACACTAAAATTTAATGTGCAAGCAAAATATTAAAAAAATGTGAAAATATCGTTGCGATAGGTTTGGAACCAAGCAAAGAGAGAAAAATATTTTGGTAGGGAATTAAAGTTAGTTTGACAGAACGAAACGTTTAATTGTATAATAATACAGTATAAAACATGATAAAACATGATAAAGATAAAGGGTAAAAGTTAAAAATAAATGAAAAAGTTACGAAAGGTAATCTAATGAAACTTATCACTGTTGCTGGACCCCCCTCATCAGGCAAGACATCCGTTATTTTGAAACTTATTGATTGGATCGAGAAACCAAAAGGTAGTATCGGGGTGGTAAAATTTGATTGTTTGACGTCATTTGATGACATTCGTTATCGTGAGGCAGAAATTCCGGTGGAGACAGGGTTTTCAGGAAAAATATGTCCAGATCATTTTTTCGTCAGCAATATCGAAGATGCCGTGCAATGGGGATTGCAGTCAGAGTTTGAGATGTTAATCACCGAAAGTGCCGGTCTTTGTAATCGCTGTTCGCCATATATCAAAGGAATTTTATCAATCTGTGTTATTGATAATTTGGCGGGGGTGAATACGCCGCGAAAAATCGGCCCGATGTTGAAATTTGCCGATATTGTTGTTGTAACAAAAGGAGATATTGTTTCGCAAGCGGAAAGAGAAGTGTTCGCTTTTAATATCCGTCAGGTAAATATTTCCGCCAAAGTTATCTTTATCAACGGAATAACCGGACAAGGATCATTTTTACTGGCAAAATATATTGAAAAAACCGTTGAAATTGATACGTTGCGGGATATGAAATTACGTTTTACGACGCCTGCGGCCGTTTGCTCTTATTGTACCGGGGAAACAACAATTGGGGAAAGTTATCAAATGGGAATGATGAAAAAAATGGAGTTTAAGAAAAATGAAGATAGAAGATTTAATAATCCTGCTTGACAGTCAAAATCTTAATAAAGTGATTGAAGATTATCCGATTACTGCCGATTTTCTGGCAAATTATCGGTTGAATGCAATTTCAAAAGATCAACCAATTAAAGCGGCCTTAGTCGAAGTTGAAGAAGAGATGCTGGAAGAATTTGGCTTGGATCGATATGACCTGACCCAGCAATTAGCACTTTTCCTCAGTGCTTTTTCACAATCGGAAACCGCGATTAATCAGGTTTCGTCAATTACCATTAACGGCGGCTGGAATAAATTTAAAGAGTCTGAAAATATTAGTTTAACTGTTTATGCCGGAGAAATAATTAGTATTGTTGGTCCTACCGGATCAGGGAAAAGTCGTTTATTAAATGATATCGAATGTCTGGCCCAAAAAGACACGCCGACGCGTCGGCAAATATTGGTTAATGGTGAAGCGGTTGACGAGATCGGGCGATTTGAAATGGTTGCACAATTATCACAAAATATGAATTTCGTGATGGATTTAACCGTGCGGGAATTTTTAGAGATGCACGCAAAATGCCGTTTGTTACCAGACATCAACACCGTAGTTGAAAAATCTTTTGAGTGCGCCAATCAATTAGCCGGGGAACGTTTTTCGGAAGCGACTAAAGTGACGCAATTAAGCGGGGGGCAATCACGGGCCTTGATGATTGCCGATACCGCCTTTATGAGCGATTCGCCAATTGTTTTAATTGATGAAATAGAAAATGCCGGCATTGATCGGAAACAGGCGTTATTGATCTTATCAAAACGCGAAAAAATTATTTTTATTTCAACCCATGATCCATTATTGGCTTTAAGTGCCAATAAACGAATTGTGATTAAAAATGGTGGGATCGCTCAAATAATCGTTACAACGGATGAGGAAAAAAATAACCTTGAGGCGATAGAAAAGGTTGATAATGCTCTCCAAAAACTGCGAAATTCGCTGCGACAGGGCGAATTAATAACCGAAGAATTGCTAATCGGATAAGATGAGGTAAATTATGTGGGAAATATATGATGCTTTAATCAATGGAATACCGGAAAATTTAAAAGTTGATGAATTGGTTTGTGGCAAAAAACGAACTTATCTTCGAAGTGGAAATGGCGCCGGGATTGCGGCCTCTCGACCTTATGAAACAAGAATGCCGTTACTGATAAAAGACATGATTGGATTGCCATTACGAGAGGTAGCCGGTTGTATAAAATCGTGGAATTTTGTTGAAGCGGCCGTTGGCGTGGCGGCGGTTAATGCTTATTACAATAACCCCCAGGTGGCGCGGGCCAACGGTGTAGAGTTTTCCGATAAACCCCGTGTTGAAGACCGCCGTTATGATCCCTTTATTATGTCACAAAACCAAGTTAAAGGCAAAAAAGTAGCGGTTATTGGACATTTCCCATACATTGAAAAATTACTGGCACCGGTTTGTGATTTTTCAATTATCGAATGGACACCGGAGAATGGCGATTTTCCGATGCCGGCCAGTGAATATATCTTACCGGAATGTGATTATGTCTATATAACCTGTGCCGCTGTTGTTGATAAGACCTTACCGAGATTTTTGGAACTTTCGAAAAATGCCCGTGGAATCACTATCGTGGGGCCGGGAACACCGCTGGCACCAGTGCTTTTTGATTATGGCGTTGACGATTTATCGGGCTTTATTATTAAAGATCAGCAACGGGCATTTAAAATTGCATCAGGAGCCGAAAATATAAAGATCAATGTCACGGGACAAAAGGTGGCATTTAAAAAGGAGATAAGGTGAGTAATGAATTTTAATTGGAACAGTAAAACCATTAAATGGTATCAGGATGCAAATAAACATTCAGGTTTTTTTAAAAAGATTGCCGATTTAATCACCCCGGGACTTGCCGGTTGTTCAACTTTTTGTGATATGGGCTGTGGGCTGGGATTAGTGGATTTAGAGTTAAGCAAAAAAATTGAACAGATTACCTGTGTCGATATCAATAAAGAAGCAATCAGGGAATTGGAAAAAAACATCAAACAACAAAAAATTAAAAACATTCAGACCCGCCTGATTAGCTGTGATAACATTCATGACAATTGGGATGTTATTTATCTCAGCTTTTTTAGCAGCAACCAAATTGAAAAGTTTTTGCCGTCTTGTCAAAAGCTTTTTGCCATTGTTGATAAAAAAAACGAAAACAAACCTTATCTTGAAAAATATCGGGCTTTTCATCGGAATACTTATGATAAAGTTGAACAACAATTAAATGAAAAGAAAATACCATATTCAGTCACGGAAGTATCTTTAGAATTTGGACAACCACTGGTATCGGTGGAGGATGCCAGAAATTATATTCAGACAAATTATGCAGATGTCAGCGATACGGATCTCAATCAATTTTTAGCGCATCATCTTATCAAAACGAAAAATAAAGATTATCCCTATTATATTAAAAAAAATAAAGCGATCGGAATTTTTGAAGTAAAAGGAGAACGACAATAAATGCATGTTTTTTTGACCGGTGAAATACAAGTGGGTAAAACCACGGTTATTGCCAAAACAATACAGGGTTTAAAGATGAGTTACGGTGGTTTTAAAACTTACTTTGGAAAAGACCGCGAGTGTGACGATCGTTTTCTTTATTTAAATTCAGTGCTGGAACCCAATAATATTGATGATCAAAATAGAATTGTAGAATTTAGAAAAGATCAATTTCCCTTGGTTTCAACCCAAAAATTTGATAGTGACGGGGTTCGGTTAATAAAAGAAGCCAGGAGTCATGCTGATTTGATTGTTATGGATGAATGTGGAAATCTGGAAAATGAAGCGATTGCTTTTCAAGATGAAATATTAGCAGCGTTGGATCAGGACAAACCGATTTTAGGGGTAATAAAATTAGCCAGCAGTGGTTGGACCGATTTAATTCGTAATCATAAAAATGTTACGCTGATCACGGTGACAAAAGAAAATCGCGAGCAGTTGCCGGAAATATTAGTGCGTCATTTTAGTAAAAAAAATTAGTGCTTAAGCGATAACCAGTGAAAAACAAATACTTA
This is a stretch of genomic DNA from Acetobacterium woodii DSM 1030. It encodes these proteins:
- a CDS encoding nucleoside-triphosphatase, with product MHVFLTGEIQVGKTTVIAKTIQGLKMSYGGFKTYFGKDRECDDRFLYLNSVLEPNNIDDQNRIVEFRKDQFPLVSTQKFDSDGVRLIKEARSHADLIVMDECGNLENEAIAFQDEILAALDQDKPILGVIKLASSGWTDLIRNHKNVTLITVTKENREQLPEILVRHFSKKN
- a CDS encoding ATP-binding cassette domain-containing protein, which encodes MKIEDLIILLDSQNLNKVIEDYPITADFLANYRLNAISKDQPIKAALVEVEEEMLEEFGLDRYDLTQQLALFLSAFSQSETAINQVSSITINGGWNKFKESENISLTVYAGEIISIVGPTGSGKSRLLNDIECLAQKDTPTRRQILVNGEAVDEIGRFEMVAQLSQNMNFVMDLTVREFLEMHAKCRLLPDINTVVEKSFECANQLAGERFSEATKVTQLSGGQSRALMIADTAFMSDSPIVLIDEIENAGIDRKQALLILSKREKIIFISTHDPLLALSANKRIVIKNGGIAQIIVTTDEEKNNLEAIEKVDNALQKLRNSLRQGELITEELLIG
- the cobT gene encoding nicotinate-nucleotide--dimethylbenzimidazole phosphoribosyltransferase; translated protein: MINTKYTLNQVIEATEPADPKWQQAARDHIEKLAIPPWSLGQLLVIGEQLSGIQRTIRPTVDKKMVITMAGDHGVVAEGVSAFPQEVTPQMVENFVKGGAGINILAKVAGAEVIVVDMGVAVDMPELVNNGAIIDCKIDYGTKNFYKEPAMTREQAIAALEAGINVAAKVIEEQGVNLLATGDMGIGNTTPSAAILAVMAEYPVSSVTGRGTGIDNTALLKKIKVIRESINYHQPDKSDPIDVLAKVGGFEIAGIAGVILGASYLKVPVLVDGFISTAGALIAKALCPQSLDYMIPSHQSEEPGHQLMWQALGLRPLLNLNFRLGEGTGAAVAMHLVESSARIMNDMLTFEDAGVTNGHERV
- the bzaB gene encoding B12 lower ligand biosynthesis ThiC-like protein BzaB; the encoded protein is MTQMIKARAGKITEEMEMVALNEGFTPEFIRAGVACGKIVIPKNKFRKRSKICGIGGGLDVKVNGLMGTSGDRDDMEMEVKKLKIIEEAGAHGFMDLSMGEDIDTMRTLSLTNSNIAAGCVPVYQAAKEAAEKRGLMVNMTSDDLFEVIEKQCQAGMDFMAVHSALNMDLLKILKKTGRVADVVSRGGSLLTGWMFHNDKENPLYAEFDRLLEILKATDTVLSIGDAIRPGANADSLDQAHLRGLMVAGELTKRALEAGVQVMVEGPGHVPLNHIPTAMLLQKRLCFEVPYYILGFLATDVAPGYDNISGSIGGAFAGMHGADFLCYLTPAEHLGLPNEEDVRIGVETTRIAANAANVLKRGGFAWNRDLAMSKARVARNQEDQVKNAINQANLVAAFAAQKPSHGCSVCQDSKCPADVAAEFFGLS
- a CDS encoding methyltransferase domain-containing protein — translated: MNFNWNSKTIKWYQDANKHSGFFKKIADLITPGLAGCSTFCDMGCGLGLVDLELSKKIEQITCVDINKEAIRELEKNIKQQKIKNIQTRLISCDNIHDNWDVIYLSFFSSNQIEKFLPSCQKLFAIVDKKNENKPYLEKYRAFHRNTYDKVEQQLNEKKIPYSVTEVSLEFGQPLVSVEDARNYIQTNYADVSDTDLNQFLAHHLIKTKNKDYPYYIKKNKAIGIFEVKGERQ
- the thiC gene encoding phosphomethylpyrimidine synthase ThiC is translated as MTILEKARAGELTAEMIYVAQKEGIDPEIIRAGVASGEIVILKSWRQNINPVAVGKGLFTKVSASVGMYENDDTIDSEMAKIAMAIKAKTDTLMDLSVRGPIDQMRETVLKTVDRPVGTLPLYQTLAYAQEKYGTALDMTPDDMFEMMEKHAAEGVSFLALHCGTTMDVINRAKEEGRIDPLVSYGGSHLIGWMVHNHCENPFFSQYDRVLEICKKYDVVLSFADGMRPGCIADSLDGAQVHELVILGGLVKKARAAGVQVMVKGPGHVPLDQIQTTVQLQKQLCGGAPYFVFGCLPTDSGAGMDHVTGAIGGAIASYYGADFLCYVTPAEHIGMPNAEDVYTGVMASRIAAHAGDVGKGHPAAIAWDHEMSVARRELNWKKQMQLAIDTETATKVWKDRSTNFSSECSMCGDFCAMKIVGKYLRD
- a CDS encoding DUF2284 domain-containing protein is translated as MKGYDPHTNGGQYLEDISTAYWVSDALFTALEMNLFEVINDFGIQGVTLSELAPKLDANPKALSRYLDLLISLGLIGSYKTIYYNQLITKDYLLKESPLYQGDSILWRKNLATDWSTLKSALKNGGRINFLPDEISEDELNQRRSQYINAMDNVAKLKASDCTRFFNDLSGAILDIGAGSGAMSLAFLARFPDTHATLLDIEQILPYTKKHIDATEFSSRVDYHPGNILEPEWELNQKYQLIILSNIVHAYAETENELVLKTAAKYLADDGIILIHDFFNEHDPLKAHLSDVNMFLNTYNGKVFSGRWVIDTLIHNQLTVSPLIPLETDTALIFAAKSPSVLKHCAITAIEQLIYPIKALGFQEVQEISPTAVVISDFVQHKCRYGCDFFGKKNCDANTLSMADTKNLLAKYTTALLLKGEPPTRDFQQKILAAEKLAFGVGYHKAFALWAGPCALCPNCDPQKPCQNTKDRRPSMEGSGIDVFETIRANGEHLKTLSSENDMIKYYGLLLLA
- a CDS encoding GTP-binding protein; its protein translation is MKLITVAGPPSSGKTSVILKLIDWIEKPKGSIGVVKFDCLTSFDDIRYREAEIPVETGFSGKICPDHFFVSNIEDAVQWGLQSEFEMLITESAGLCNRCSPYIKGILSICVIDNLAGVNTPRKIGPMLKFADIVVVTKGDIVSQAEREVFAFNIRQVNISAKVIFINGITGQGSFLLAKYIEKTVEIDTLRDMKLRFTTPAAVCSYCTGETTIGESYQMGMMKKMEFKKNEDRRFNNPA
- a CDS encoding Rossmann-like domain-containing protein → MWEIYDALINGIPENLKVDELVCGKKRTYLRSGNGAGIAASRPYETRMPLLIKDMIGLPLREVAGCIKSWNFVEAAVGVAAVNAYYNNPQVARANGVEFSDKPRVEDRRYDPFIMSQNQVKGKKVAVIGHFPYIEKLLAPVCDFSIIEWTPENGDFPMPASEYILPECDYVYITCAAVVDKTLPRFLELSKNARGITIVGPGTPLAPVLFDYGVDDLSGFIIKDQQRAFKIASGAENIKINVTGQKVAFKKEIR